A window of the Henckelia pumila isolate YLH828 chromosome 3, ASM3356847v2, whole genome shotgun sequence genome harbors these coding sequences:
- the LOC140889706 gene encoding uncharacterized protein, with the protein MANQNGDHPNLEELIAQAVQRALAERGEANPLHPEHNAHFDEIKKLKEEMEQLRKKQARYLATTTRNIPFTQEILDADLPKQFKLPHVGEYDGKGDPEDHLARFENAALLHKYSNQIKCRAFLTTLIGPAQQWFNMLRPGEIKEFKDFSKSFVHHFASSKKYPTTTFSLFAIKQREHENLRAYIRRFSALALEVPTATPDLLISAFMQGLDTKDFLKSLIKRPAETYEELLARAEKYINMEEIQVSRAAVKRERPKSPKGNRVPNNNSGMGQPFRPVLLGEFTSLTPLRMNKVRALQICDDRKLTQRPPWAEKGPRNRESDKYCHFHNEYGHTTEDCRQLDEEIERIIQQHFELKNILTRQERYRPNRGQGGRSRQRARTAPPHEDFNQPNQEQPRDDRAHQKPAPPARGIINMISGGPTDGDSNRARKTSSRKLMDMEIDNQIVHTGPTLSFGPEDMKGVASNHNDALVIRAMIANYDVARIFVDSGHAIRPVGLVHLPLTLGKSSIRKTMIVSFIIVDAPSAYNAILGRPAMTTFMAVASALHQKIKFPVGNEVGEVEGDQIIACKCYVEEVRIEQKVARTDNVGRPGLSGMEKVNLIEDTSVTTEEEIEEIMISPPSGVVKIAHTLETRLKQPLLECL; encoded by the exons ATGGCTAATCAGAATGGAGATCACCCAAATTTAGAGGAATTAATAGCTCAGGCTGTTCAGAGGGCTTTGGCAGAAAGAGGAGAGGCCAATCCTCTGCACCCTGAGCACAACGCCCACTTCGATGAGATCAAAAAGTTGAAAGAGGAGATGGAGCAGCTAAGGAAAAAACAGGCTCGGTACCTAGCTACTACAACAAGAAACATTCCTTTTACTCAGGAGATATTGGACGCCGACCTCCCCAAGCAGTTCAAATTGCCTCATGTTGGAGAATATGATGGCAAGGGAGATCCTGAAGACCATTTAGCGCGCTTCGAGAATGCCGCTCTGTTGCATAAATATTCTAATCAGATTAAGTGTCGGGCTTTTCTTACTACTCTCATAGGACCAGCCCAGCAATGGTTCAATATGTTACGCCCCGGAGAGATCAAGGAATTCAAGGATTTTAGCAAATCCTTCGTGCACCACTTCGCCAGTAGCAAAAAGTATCCTACCACTACTTTCAGTCTCTTCGCAATCAAGCAAAGAGAGCATGAAAATTTGAGAGCATATATCCGTAGGTTTAGTGCCTTGGCTCTTGAGGTACCCACTGCGACACCAGATCTGCTTATCAGTGCCTTCATGCAAGGGCTGGatacaaaagattttctcaAATCCCTAATAAAAAGACCAGCGGAAACATACGAGGAACTACTCGCCCGAGCGGAGAAATATATCAACATGGAAGAAATACAGGTTTCTAGAGCTGCTGTGAAGAGGGAACGACCAAAAAGTCCAAAGGGAAATAGGGTTCCTAACAATAACTCGGGAATGGGACAGCCATTCCGACCCGTTTTGTTGGGAGAGTTCACTTCTCTCACCCCTTTACGCATGAACAAAGTACGAGCTTTACAAATTTGTGACGATCGTAAACTCACGCAGAGGCCTCCCTGGGCTGAGAAGGGACCTCGTAACAGGGAATCAGATAAATATTGTCACTTTCACAATGAGTATGGGCATACAACGGAGGACTGTCGTCAATTAGatgaagaaattgaaagaataatACAGCAACActttgaattaaaaaatatattgaccCGTCAGGAAAGGTATCGCCCGAACAGGGGACAGGGAGGAAGGTCAAGACAAAGAGCCAGGACTGCTCCTCCCCATGAAGATTTCAACCAACCCAATCAAGAACAGCCCAGGGATGATCGAGCTCATCAGAAACCAGCCCCGCCCGCTCGAGGAATTATCAACATGATTTCTGGAGGTCCTACTGATGGTGATTCCAACCGAGCTAGGAAGACTAGCAGCAGAAAGTTAATGGATATGGAGATTGACAATCAGATTGTCCATACTGGCCCGACCCTCTCTTTTGGACCGGAAGATATGAAAGGGGTGGCTAGCAACCATAATGACGCACTAGTAATAAGGGCTATGATCGCAAATTATGATGTAGCCCGGATATTTGTGGATTCAG GTCATGCCATCCGACCTGTGGGGTTAGTGCATTTACCCTTAACTCTGGGTAAAAGCAGCATCCGCAAAACCATGATTGTGAGTTTCATTATTGTTGACGCTCCGTCTGCCTACAATGCCATACTAGGTAGACCTGCCATGACCACTTTCATGGCCGTGGCATCAGCCCTgcatcagaaaataaaattccCGGTGGGAAATGAGGTTGGTGAGGTAGAAGGGGACCAAATCATAGCTTGCAAATGTTATGTAGAGGAGGTCAGAATAGAGCAAAAGGTTGCCAGGACTGATAATGTTGGCAGACCTGGACTTTCTGGGATGGAAAAAGTCAACTTGATAGAGGACACATCTGTCACCACTGAAGAAGAAATTGAGGAAATCATGATATCACCTCCCTCTGGGGTGGTGAAAATTGCTCACACCCTTGAAACACGGTTGAAGCAACCGCTACTGGAATGCTTGTAA